GTCAAAACATTCCAAAGCTGCGGCAGCTCGTCGAGCGAGGTGCGGCGCAGGAAGTTGCCAACGCGCGTCACACGCGGGTCCTTGGTGAGCTTGTGGGTCTCGCGCCACTCGGCGCGCGCTTCCGGATGCTTGGCGAGGTACTCCTCGAGCACTTCAGCCGAGTTCACGCACATGGTGCGGAACTTCCACATGGAGAAGAAGTCGCCATGCGATCGAATGCGGCGGTGCGAGAAGAAAACCGGGCCCGGAGAACTGAGCTGCACGGCCAACGCAATCACCGCAAAGAGCGGGACAAGGATCGGCGATACGGCGAGTACGGCAAGCACATCGAACGCGCGTTTGACGACGCGATAGCTGAAACGACGGGTAGGGCTGGCGACGCGGGGCCTCGGAGTCGAGTACGCATTCCAGGTCGCCTCCGTCGCAAAACCGGTGGGCGACGACAAGACGCTGGTGCGTTCCGTTTGTATTTCTTGCGTTTCTGCAGACATCAGGCGCACTCCAAAACCAGGAAGTGAAACATTCGCTTGTAGCGACGATCTCTTATCTCCGAGATCTGTCAAAACGAGTATGCCCGCTAAAGGGAAACGCCAGATGAATCAGATCAGCAACAGCAACAAGGTGTGTTTCCAATTGTAACTACTTCAGCGAGCAAAAGTTGCGGCTAGTTCCCATGAAGTTTTCTGGGCTGCCGAATCTTGTCCCGGTACGCCTGATGGCGTGCCCAGAGATCATGGTGTAATCGTACAGATGCAGATTCTCGAAACCTCGTTGCCTGGCGTTCAGCTCGTCCGTCCGAAACTTTTCGGCGATGACCGTGGTTGGTTCACGGAAACCTTCAACTCTGAGCGCTTCGAACAGAGCGGCCTGCCCGCCAGTTTCGCGCAGGATAACCAGTCTTTTTCGGTGCGCGGCGTGCTCCGCGGCCTGCACTACCAGCTCGGCCAGCCCCAGGGTAAACTCGTCCGCGTCCTCAGCGGCCACATCTGGGATGTCGCCGTGGATATCCGCAAATCCTCACCCCACTTCGGCAAATGGGCAGGCTTCCATCTGAAGCCCCGCACCGAGGATAACCAGCTGGAAATGCTGTGGATTCCCGAAGGGTTTGCCCACGGATTTCTTGTGCTCTCGGAAACCGCCGAGGTGCTCTACAAGACCACCCGCGGCTACTACCCTGCTGGCGAGCGATCGATCCTGTGGAACGATCCGACGTTGAAGATCGACTGGCCGGTTGAGGGCCTCACGCCGTCTGTTTCCTCCAAGGACGCCGTCGGCAAGCTCCTCACCGAAGCCGATCTGCCCGAATAATTCGGATGACCCATGTCTCGATTCTGAGACACGGGTTCGCAGGATGACAGCGGGCCAAGCATTCTGCCGTCTGCGCAAAGCACCGCGCGGCAGGGGCGCCCGGCTTTCGTACCTACCCCTGTTCGCGCATCCAGCGCTCCACCGCAGCCAGCGAATCAACCGCCGTAAACCTGCCCGCGCACCCAGCTTCCTCGGTGCCGGGCAGTAGAAACATCTGCGGCACGCCCGCCGCGTTCGCTGCGGCCACGTCCGAGCAGCGATCTCCCACCATCAGCGAGCGCGACAGGTCCACACCAAGATCACGGGCACCGCGCAGCAACATGCCCGGTCCAGGCTTGCGGTCTTCATGCTCGCGCTGATACGCGCCTATGCCCTCACGCGGGTGAAACGGACAGAAGTACACCGCATCCAGCCGAGCGCCCTTGGCGGCAAACTCCGCACGCATCCAGTCCATCAGCGTGTGGAACTGCGCCTCGGTGTACAGCCCCCGGCCGATACCGGACTGGTTCGTCACCACGATGATGCGATAGCCGAGCTCCGCCGCCGTGCGCGCCAACGAGAAGATGCCGTCCACCCAGCGAACATCTTCAATGCGGTGCAGGTAGCCGACCTCGTGATTCACCACGCCATCGCGGTCCAGAAATAACGCACGCCCGCTCACTCGCCGGCTCCGATCTGCACCAACGGCTCCGTTTGCTTCGGCACGCGCACACGCGGCAGCAACGGCTTGCCTTCGCGTCGAGCCGCGATCAGCGTCTCCACCTCGCCCACGACCATCCCGGGCGTCACCTGCTGCATACAGAGGTTGTTCGAGCATGGCGCGTAGTCGCGACCGTCATAGCAAGGTCGGCACGCAAAGCCCGCACCACCCCACAGCGCCACCGAGTTGTGCCGCTGCGGCAAGCGTCCGTGTGGATCGACCGGCCCAAAGACCGCGACGATGCCCGCGCGCGTGATACCTGCCAGATGCAGCGGGCCGGTGTCATGCGTCAACACCACGTCGGCGCTGTTGAGCAGCCCAACCATCTCCACGAGCGAAAGCTTCGCCGTCATATCCACCAAGCCGAGCGGCTCGAAGTACGGCGATGCCCAGCGATCATCCGGCCCGCCCGCCAGCACGATCTCATGCCCGCGCGCCTGCAACTCACGCGCTACCGCAATGTAGCTTTCCACGGGCCAGCGACGCAGCGCATCGTCGCGCATCGCGTTGCGTGCGCCCGCGGCGATCATCACCACGCGAGCACGTTCGCCGCGCGCCAACGGGCTCTCCGGCATCGTCTCCGGCAGCAGAGGCGCCAGCGCCTGTGGTCGCACATCGTCCTTCGCCCCGCGCAACACACGCGCATACTCGTCGGTGTGGTGACGCCCCGGCAGCAATGCAAACTCACGCTTCGTCGTCGACAGCAGGAACTTGCGCGACGCGCGCACCGGCAGCGTCAGGATGCGATAGCGGCTGTCGTAATAGAGCGTTGCGACAACGTCATACTTCGCACGCAGCAAGCGGCGCCACAGCGAAAAGATCGCGCCAGGCTTGCCCGATAGCAGCGCGCGATCATCCGCCTCGACGACGTTGATCCACGGATAGAGCTGGAGAATCGAAGAAGCCGCACGGCCGCAGACCCAATCGATCGCGTAGCCTTCAGCCTGCAGCGCACGCGCCGCGGGGATGGCCATGACGACATCGCCGATGGCCCCCAGCTTCACGATGAGCGCACGCTTCATCGGCTACTTCCCTTCCTCAGGCCAACGCGCATCGCGCAGAAATACACTCTGGTTGCGCAGGATAGAGATGTGGCCGAAGTAGCGCATCAGCAGCTCATACTTATGCGGACCGACGAGCTTCAACGCCCAGCCGAAGAGCTTGTGCACCGTGTCCACGCGGCGATCACGCGGGTTGAAGTCCTTCCACGTCTCCTTCGCAGGCGCGACAACGCCAGCAACAAGCTTCTGCTGCTTCGCGAACTTCGCAAACGGTCCATTCGCGTCGAAAGGATCGGTACCCACGAAGTGTTTCTGATGCGCGGCGTAGATGCGACGCGCGAGACGCGTGATCGTCGTGCCATCGCTGAGCGCGTCGAATCCATACGGCAGTGATTCTGCGGCAGACGCAGCGGCCTTCTCCGCGCGCACCGCGGCCTTGTAGTCTGCGAAAAGCTGCGTGAGGTCAGGACGCGAAGCCAGCGTGTAGCGGTTCGTGTGCTTCGAGAGAACGCTCTCGTCCGTCACAACGATGCCGCTGAAATGGAAGAAGCGCAGCGGCACCGGAGCGGTGTTTGCGTTCTCCACCATGTAGCCCTCGGCGGTGGTCTGAATGCCGCGCTCGTGGATGTTCCAGTACGCCATGTTCAGGCCCGCGTTGCGCGAGATGTGCACGTCGGCAAACAAGCCGGGGACCATGTTGATCCACTTCTGATCGACGAACAGGCCCGAGCGGCCTTCGCTGTATCCGGCCTCGAGGCAGCGCACATCCCACCACTGCAACAGCTTGCGCGACTCCTCGCTGGAGCTCACGGCGATGAAGCCGAGGTTGTACGTT
Above is a genomic segment from Granulicella cerasi containing:
- a CDS encoding sugar transferase, which codes for MSAETQEIQTERTSVLSSPTGFATEATWNAYSTPRPRVASPTRRFSYRVVKRAFDVLAVLAVSPILVPLFAVIALAVQLSSPGPVFFSHRRIRSHGDFFSMWKFRTMCVNSAEVLEEYLAKHPEARAEWRETHKLTKDPRVTRVGNFLRRTSLDELPQLWNVLTGSMSLVGPRPIVAAEVEKYGDEFAAYAAVKPGVTGLWQVSGRSNTSYDERVKYDRQYAQEWSLRMDLMILVRTVTSVWHGDGAY
- the rfbC gene encoding dTDP-4-dehydrorhamnose 3,5-epimerase, translating into MQILETSLPGVQLVRPKLFGDDRGWFTETFNSERFEQSGLPASFAQDNQSFSVRGVLRGLHYQLGQPQGKLVRVLSGHIWDVAVDIRKSSPHFGKWAGFHLKPRTEDNQLEMLWIPEGFAHGFLVLSETAEVLYKTTRGYYPAGERSILWNDPTLKIDWPVEGLTPSVSSKDAVGKLLTEADLPE
- a CDS encoding D-glycero-alpha-D-manno-heptose-1,7-bisphosphate 7-phosphatase, coding for MSGRALFLDRDGVVNHEVGYLHRIEDVRWVDGIFSLARTAAELGYRIIVVTNQSGIGRGLYTEAQFHTLMDWMRAEFAAKGARLDAVYFCPFHPREGIGAYQREHEDRKPGPGMLLRGARDLGVDLSRSLMVGDRCSDVAAANAAGVPQMFLLPGTEEAGCAGRFTAVDSLAAVERWMREQG
- a CDS encoding glycosyltransferase family 9 protein, with protein sequence MKRALIVKLGAIGDVVMAIPAARALQAEGYAIDWVCGRAASSILQLYPWINVVEADDRALLSGKPGAIFSLWRRLLRAKYDVVATLYYDSRYRILTLPVRASRKFLLSTTKREFALLPGRHHTDEYARVLRGAKDDVRPQALAPLLPETMPESPLARGERARVVMIAAGARNAMRDDALRRWPVESYIAVARELQARGHEIVLAGGPDDRWASPYFEPLGLVDMTAKLSLVEMVGLLNSADVVLTHDTGPLHLAGITRAGIVAVFGPVDPHGRLPQRHNSVALWGGAGFACRPCYDGRDYAPCSNNLCMQQVTPGMVVGEVETLIAARREGKPLLPRVRVPKQTEPLVQIGAGE
- a CDS encoding group 1 glycosyl transferase — encoded protein: MNRAACTIVSPNYLAYARTLGASYLRAHPGHRFFVLIVANLTDATPFLGGSFEPVMLHEIGVADLRAEAMKYDILELNTNVKPAFMLHLLAKHQLDTLVYLDPDIYVYAPLEPVFEVLDAGASAVLTPHMTTPVWDGKAPGEQDLLVNGTYNLGFIAVSSSEESRKLLQWWDVRCLEAGYSEGRSGLFVDQKWINMVPGLFADVHISRNAGLNMAYWNIHERGIQTTAEGYMVENANTAPVPLRFFHFSGIVVTDESVLSKHTNRYTLASRPDLTQLFADYKAAVRAEKAAASAAESLPYGFDALSDGTTITRLARRIYAAHQKHFVGTDPFDANGPFAKFAKQQKLVAGVVAPAKETWKDFNPRDRRVDTVHKLFGWALKLVGPHKYELLMRYFGHISILRNQSVFLRDARWPEEGK